The Winogradskyella schleiferi genome has a window encoding:
- the lon gene encoding endopeptidase La, translated as MGKSNFLNLDNLSFQDFDENSELIPLMTPEDEELINSESLPESLPILPLRNTVLFPGVVIPITAGRDTSIKLINDANKGGKVIGVVSQKDESVENPSAKDIYKTGTVARILKVLKMPDGNTTVIIQGKKRFVINEVISEKPYLTASISDIAEAKPAPDNEEFKAIIDSIKELSLDIIKQSPNIPSEASFAIKNIESNSFLINFVSSNMNLRVEEKQELLKINDLKERALQTLKYMNMEYQKLELKNDIQSKVQSDMNQQQREYFLHQQMKTIQEELGGGVSSGEEIEDMKARAKKKKWDEKVKEHFDKELSKMQRMNPQVAEYSIQRNYLDLFLDLPWNEFSKDKFDLKRAEKILDRDHFGLEDVKKRIIEYLAVLKLRNDMKSPILCLYGPPGVGKTSLGKSIAEALGREYVRISLGGLRDEAEIRGHRKTYIGAMPGRIIQSLKKAGTSNPVFVLDEIDKLSTGNQGDPSSAMLEVLDPEQNNEFYDNFLEMGYDLSKVMFIATSNSMNTIQPALRDRMEIINVTGYTIEEKVEIAKRHLLPKQLKEHGLDSSSLKIAKPQLEKIVEGYTRESGVRGLEKQIAKMVRYAAKNIAMEEKYNIKISNEDIIEVLGSPRMERDKYENNDVAGVVTGLAWTKVGGDILFIESILSKGKGTLSITGNIGKVMKESATIAMEYIKANADEFGIDPEVFEKYNVHIHVPEGATPKDGPSAGVTMLTSLVSLFTQRKVKKSIAMTGEITLRGKVLPVGGIKEKILAAKRARIKEILLCEDNKRDIDEIKPEYLKGLTFHYVKDMSEVLKLALTKQKVHNAKKL; from the coding sequence ATGGGAAAATCAAATTTTTTAAATTTAGACAATCTGTCATTTCAGGATTTCGATGAGAATTCAGAATTAATTCCATTGATGACGCCTGAAGATGAAGAATTAATAAACAGCGAATCCTTACCAGAATCCTTACCAATTTTACCCTTGCGAAATACGGTTTTATTTCCTGGTGTAGTTATTCCGATTACGGCCGGACGAGATACCTCTATAAAACTGATTAACGATGCCAATAAAGGTGGAAAAGTAATTGGTGTGGTATCACAAAAGGATGAATCGGTTGAAAATCCGTCTGCTAAGGACATCTATAAAACAGGAACGGTTGCACGAATCTTGAAAGTGCTGAAAATGCCAGATGGTAACACAACAGTTATTATTCAAGGTAAAAAACGCTTTGTGATTAACGAGGTGATTTCTGAAAAACCGTATTTAACGGCTTCAATTTCTGACATTGCCGAAGCAAAACCAGCTCCAGATAATGAAGAATTTAAAGCGATTATAGATTCCATTAAGGAATTGTCTTTAGATATTATAAAGCAAAGTCCAAACATTCCGTCCGAAGCGAGTTTTGCGATTAAGAATATTGAAAGTAATTCGTTCTTAATCAATTTTGTGTCTTCTAACATGAATCTTAGGGTTGAGGAAAAACAAGAACTTTTAAAAATTAATGATCTTAAGGAACGTGCGCTTCAGACCTTGAAGTATATGAACATGGAATATCAGAAGCTAGAGCTTAAAAATGATATCCAGTCAAAGGTTCAGAGCGATATGAACCAACAGCAACGTGAGTATTTCTTACACCAACAAATGAAAACCATTCAAGAAGAATTGGGTGGAGGTGTGTCTTCAGGAGAGGAAATTGAAGACATGAAAGCGCGTGCCAAGAAAAAGAAATGGGACGAAAAAGTAAAGGAGCATTTTGATAAGGAATTATCGAAAATGCAACGTATGAATCCTCAAGTGGCTGAGTATTCCATTCAACGCAATTATTTAGACCTGTTTCTGGATTTGCCTTGGAATGAATTCAGCAAGGATAAATTCGACCTAAAACGCGCCGAAAAAATTCTCGATCGCGATCATTTTGGACTTGAAGATGTTAAAAAACGAATTATTGAATATTTAGCGGTTTTAAAACTGAGAAATGATATGAAGTCGCCAATCCTTTGTCTTTATGGCCCTCCAGGTGTTGGTAAAACCTCATTAGGAAAGTCGATCGCTGAAGCTTTGGGTAGGGAATATGTACGTATTTCATTAGGTGGATTGCGTGACGAAGCTGAAATCCGTGGCCATAGAAAAACCTATATTGGTGCTATGCCTGGCCGAATCATTCAGAGTTTAAAGAAAGCAGGCACCTCAAATCCTGTATTCGTTTTAGATGAAATCGATAAATTATCCACAGGAAATCAAGGTGATCCATCTTCTGCGATGTTAGAGGTTTTAGATCCTGAGCAAAACAATGAGTTCTATGACAACTTCTTGGAAATGGGTTATGACTTGTCTAAGGTGATGTTCATTGCAACGTCCAATAGCATGAATACCATTCAGCCCGCATTAAGAGATCGAATGGAAATCATTAATGTAACGGGTTATACCATTGAAGAAAAAGTAGAAATCGCGAAACGACACTTGTTGCCAAAGCAATTAAAGGAACATGGTTTGGATAGTTCGTCATTAAAAATTGCAAAGCCACAACTGGAAAAAATAGTTGAAGGTTATACGCGCGAATCTGGTGTAAGAGGCTTGGAAAAACAAATTGCAAAAATGGTACGTTATGCGGCCAAGAACATTGCAATGGAAGAAAAATATAACATTAAGATTTCTAACGAGGACATTATTGAAGTTTTAGGAAGTCCAAGAATGGAACGCGACAAATACGAAAACAACGATGTTGCAGGTGTTGTTACCGGATTGGCATGGACCAAAGTAGGAGGTGATATTCTGTTTATAGAATCTATTTTATCTAAAGGAAAAGGCACATTGTCCATTACTGGAAATATAGGTAAAGTGATGAAAGAATCGGCCACTATAGCTATGGAATACATAAAAGCCAATGCAGATGAATTTGGGATTGATCCTGAAGTTTTTGAGAAATATAATGTGCACATTCACGTACCGGAAGGCGCGACGCCAAAAGATGGTCCAAGTGCAGGTGTCACAATGTTAACGTCTTTAGTATCATTGTTTACCCAACGTAAAGTTAAGAAGAGCATAGCGATGACAGGCGAAATTACATTGCGTGGAAAAGTACTGCCTGTTGGTGGTATTAAAGAAAAAATCCTAGCCGCCAAACGAGCTCGTATTAAAGAGATATTGCTTTGTGAGGATAACAAACGGGATATTGACGAGATTAAACCAGAATATTTGAAAGGCTTAACGTTTCATTATGTTAAGGATATGAGCGAAGTTTTAAAGTTAGCCTTAACCAAACAAAAAGTACATAATGCCAAAAAGCTTTAA